The nucleotide sequence TGCAATGGTACTGGATTGTACTTTTCCATGACTGTTGTGTACCCTCTTTCGTTCCATAACCTATCGTTCCAAACCCTTTTCGACTATGAATCAGCCCAGTGAACTTTTGCTCCGTAATGTGGTTGAGGGAGACCAGGAAGCTTTTGCCGAATTGTACAACTACTACCGGGTACCCGCCCTGAAATTTTGTTTCGCCTTGCTGAAAGACCAGGAAGAAGCGGAGAACGCCCTGCATGAGGTTTTCATAAAAATATGGGAGAAACGGGCGCACATCAGGCCCGACCTGAACTTCAATTCTTACCTGTTCACGTGCCTGCGTAATTTCGTTTTCGATCATTTCAAGCGAATGGAAAAAGACCAGCGGCTACGGGAAGCCTACGTGAACCGCATGGAACACAGCACGGAATCCGATGAGGCAATACGACACGATGAGCGCGATCAGTTTGTACAGAACGTCATTGCCCGACTTTCGGAAAAACGTAAGAAAATAATCCTCCTCAATATCTATGAGGGCAAATCGTACCAGGAGATTGCGGAACTGATGAAAATATCGAAGAATACGGTCAAAAATCAGCTGGTGAAAGCCAAGCAAATTCTCAGAGACCAGCTTATCGTGGTCTATAATTAAACAAATTCGCCCAAATACCTAACCCAACTGACCTGGTTACGATCTACGTTCCACACGGACGCTAGGGCTTTTCCGGCCGGCCTCCTGAGATCTGTACGAAACTTCTTTTTAAGAAAAAGTCCGGCCCTCTCTTCACCCCTCCTCTTTAATCCAGTTAGCGCTGCACTATTCACCCGCCTTGTACCTTACAGGGCGGGCGGTGCAGTTTGACAGAACAGGCAAAAAACCGCCCGATAAGCTCCTAGGAATCATCCGATTAAAATTAACATAAATAAAATCGGAACGTGATAGTACGATGGCCCACTCAGTCAGTATCATAGGTAAGTCAACCTATACCGTCCGAGGGAATGTCTAATTCGAGAGCTCACTATTTAATTGATCGGTTGATCAAAAATAGCTTATCGGAGGATGAATTGAGCGAACTGCTTGCGGCGATTGGCCGCGAACAAATGACCGAGGAGTACTCGGAATTGCTGGAAAATTATTTCAGCGAGTTGCTCCAAGACCGGAAATCCGTGCAAAACTGAGTGTATCACCTTTTGTAAGTCAAACCAAAAACCAATACGTATTCAACTAAAATTTCACCTTTATCCCAATCCTTATGAATGCAATACGTTTACTTCGACGCCAGCTGAGTGCCGGGTTCCTGGCCCTTCTACTGGTCATGCTGGAGACCTCGGTGGCCGGAGCAAATCCGCTGCTTCCTACCGCGCGTACAGTGACTGGCACCATTACCTCGCAGGCCGATGGCTCTTCATTGGCCGGGGTCAATATTGTGGTAAAGGGTACCCAAACCGGTACCTCAAGCGATGCCTCAGGTGCTTTCTCCGTGTCGGTTCCTGACAATCAGGCCGTGCTGGTTTTCTCCTTTATCGGGTATGTGTCCCAGGAGGTACCCGTCGGCAACAGGAGTGTGATCAACATCGCCCTGGCCGAAAGCGCTGAGAATCTGAATGAGGTGGTCGTCACCGCGCTGGGCATCAAGCGTGAAGAGCGCTCACTGGGCTACTCGGTAGGCAAAGTAGACGGCAAGGACCTGAGCCGCGTGGCGCAGGAGAACGTGCTGAACGGCCTGGCGGGTAAGGTACCGGGCGTGACCATCAGCAGTACGGGCGGTGCGGGCTCTTCGGTGAGCATGGTGATCCGGGGGGCTACCTCGCTGAGCAACGACAACCAGCCTTTGTTTGTGATCGATGGGGTACCCATTACTAACACGCTCAACAACGTAAGCCAGATCGGCAGCGACAACCGGGTGGACTACGGAAACGCGATTTCGGATTTGAACCCCGACGATGTGGAAAGTGTGTCGATTCTGAAGGGTCCCAGCGCGGCGGCGCTTTACGGTTCCCGGGCGGGCAACGGCGTTGTACTGATCACGACCAAGAACGGCTCGAAGGCCAAGAAAATGACGGTCAACATTTCGTCAAATACGGTTTTTGAAAAACCCTACAAGTTCCTTGATTTCCATTCCAAGTTCGCGACCGGCGTACTACCCTTCACGCCCGACAACAACCCCTATCCCGGTGGAGTGCTGATGATCGACGAAGGCTCGGCGGGTGGATCAGGTCCCGAACTGGACAGAGGCTACAAGGCCATTCAGTGGAATAGCCCGAAGGATGCCAGCGGAAAACCCATCCCAACGGAACTGGTGTCGCATCCCAACAACGTACGCAACTTCGTGCAGACGGGCATTACGACGACCAACGGCGTGTCGATTTCCAATAGCAACGATGTGATCTCGTACCGCTTGTCCTACTCCAACCTGCAGAACAAGGGGATCATACCCAATTCGGACCTGTTCAAGAACTCGCTGGCGTTGAATTCTACGTTGAAGCTTAGCAACAAACTCCAGTTGAGCACGATGGTGGATGTCAGCCGCAACAACTCCAACAACCGTCCGGCGGGCAACCGGGGTACCAACCCCATGCAGTGGGCCTACGCGGTATCGCCCCATATTGACATCCTGGAATTGAAAGATTACTGGATTCCCGGTCAAGAGGGCATACAGCAGAGATCTCAGGATATCAAAAACTACAACAACCCCTATTTCCTGGCTTACGAAGTCAACAATAGCTTTGTCCGCGACCGGGTATTTGGCAACATGAAGGCCGATTACCAGATTACCCCCGAGTTTAGCCTGATGGGGCGTATCTCACTGGATACCTACAACGAACAGCGCGAAACCAAAATCGGCAACAGCTACACGGGTGAGCCACGCGGTGCGTACGGAGTCATCGACCTGCAACGCTTCGAGCGCAACGCCGACTTCCTGGCTACCTACGCCAAACCGCTGGGTGATTTCCACATATCGGTATCCGCCGGGGGGAACAGCCGCTACCAGAAGACATCGGATGTCAACAACGCCAGCAAAACCAAGTCGGGCCTGGTAATTCCGGGACTGTTCACGTTGCAGAATATTTCGCAGGCCAACATTCAATACAGCAGCTACAAAACCCAACGCGCCGTATATAGCGTGTATGGACTGGCTAACTTCGGTTATAAGGACATGGTGTACCTGGACGTAACTGCCCGCAACGACTGGTCGAGTACGCTGCCCAAGGAGAACCGCTCGTACTTCTATCCCTCGGCTTCGCTGAGTGTGCTGCTCAACGAGATGATTCCGTTTTCCAACTCGATCAATCTTCTGAAAATTCGGGGCGGCGTAGCGCAGGTAGGTAACGACACCAGCCCCTACTCCCTGCTGAATACGCTCGGTAACGCCGAAGCCTGGGGCGATATCACGCGGTTGTCGAAATCGGGCAATATCCTGCTGCCCGACCTGAAGCCCGAAATTGCCACCTCCTACGAAGCAGGCGTCGACCTGGCGATGTTCCGCAACCGACTGCGCGTATCGGGTACCTACTACATGGTCGAGAACCGCAACCAGATTATCCCCACGAAGCTACCTCCGTCTACCGGCTTTACGACCAAGAATATCAACGCCGGCTTGCTGGTCAGCAAGGGAGTTGAACTGGCCGTAGGGGGTACCCCCGTCGACAAAAACGGGTGGCGGCTCGACATCAATACCAACATTTCGCGCAACACGACCACCATCAAGGAGCTCTCGGATGGCCTGAATTTCTACACCCTCTGGACCGACGCCAAGGGTGGTGCCTGGACCTACGTGGGTGAAAAAATCGGCGATATCTACGATTCAGAACTCGTGACGGTGACGGACAAAACTTCTCCCTACTATGGGTACCCCATCCTGGACGAAAACGGTTCGTGGCAGAGCATTAGCGCCAGTAACACGCGGAATAAGATTGGCAACTTCAACCCCAAATTCATCATGGGCGGTCAGGTAGCCTTGTCTTACAAAGCGTTCACACTGAACATGTCCTTCGACTGGCGCAACGGCGGCGACTTCGTTTCGCAAACCTACCGTTACGCCGAGTCGGATCTGAAGACGCAGCGTTTTCTCGACAACCTGATCAACCCCAATGGCCTGACCGGCGACGCGCTGGTGAGCTACCTGAAAGCCAATGCGGATGAGCTGATTAAGGTCAACGGCAACCATTTCAACATTGTGGGCGGGCCTACGGAAGAGTACGGCGGGTACCCCTTCGAATACGGCGGCAACACCTACCCCTACGCGGTGTTCAATCCGGGCGTTATTGCCCAATACAACGCCGAAGGGCAGATCGTGGGCTACACCGAGAACCTCGGTGGTGCCGACACCAAGTATATCCCCTACGGCGACAACTACCCCTGGGACTTTACGCGGGCCGCTACTTTCGATGCCTCTTTTGTAAAGATGCGCGAGATTTCGCTGGCTTACAGCCTACCCAATTCGCTGACTAAAAAGCTCAAAATGCAGAATGCCAGCATTGCCGTGTACAGCCGTAACATCATTCTGTGGACGAAGGCCAAAATCGGGGTTGACCCCGAGATGGCTTTCCAGCAGGAATCCGGCGCGCAGGCAGGTACGCAGTTCAAGCAGGGGATCGAGCGTTACAATGTAATTCCCTGGGTGATTCCCGTAGGTGTGAAGCTGAATCTAACGTTTTGAGTAGCAGATGGCTATTGGCTGATGGCCGGGCGGCGTTCCGCTGATAGCTCTCTCTGCTTCCCTAAGGAATCTTGACCACTATTTATCAAAAAGGCTACTAGCGATCAGCTAACAGCCATAAGCTCTAAAGAAATGAAAACATCCAACAAAAAATACCTCGTTTTTCTGGTGTTGCTCACTTCGTTTTTTTCCTGTAAAGACCTTACGGAACTCAACGAAAACCCGAACGGCGTGGAATCCAGCCAGGTGAACCCCAACCTGATTATGCCCACGGTACTTACCGAAGCGGCAAAACTATACACCAACCTGGGCTACCAGGACATCGCGGGCGTGGTACAGCATACCCAAAAGGACGCCTGGTCGAGCGGACACAACGACTACGACTGGTCGAACCAGAGCTGGAGCGGCTATTATGACATCCTGCGCAACAACGACCTGCTGTACCAGCGGGCCGTGGAAACCAATTTTGAGTTTCACCAGGGCGTGGCACTGGTCATGCGGGCATTCATGTTCGGCCTCATCACCGACCTGTGGGGCGACGCCCCCTATTCCAGTGCGCTGAATGGCGAATTGGGCGGAACCGAAAATATCCTACCCGCCTTCGACAGCCAGGAAGCGATTTATACCGGTATCCTGGCCGATCTGGAAAAAGCCAATGGTTTGCTCGCCAAGCCCAAGAGTGAGTATTCGGGAATCGTGGACAATGTGGACGTGTACTATGCCGGTAACCCGGCGGCCTGGCAAAAGTTCGCCAATTCGCTGGCCCTGCGCTATTTCATGCGCATCTCGGCCAAAAAGGCCGATGTAGCCAAAGCGGGCATTGAGAAAATTGTTTCTGATGCTGCCAAGTACCCCATCATTACCAAGAGCACCGAGGACGCCACCATGGCATTCCCCGGCACGAGCGACGGTACGTCCTGGCCTGCCAACTCCGTATTTGACGCAAGCGGCAGCAACTACCGCCGCATCAAAATGGCGTCTACCTTAGTCGAGTCGCTGCAAGCCAAAAATGATCCCCGGTTGGGTGTTTGGGCAAATAAAGTAGAAGTACCCCTGGTGGTGGATGCTACCCTACCCGCCGGAACTGATAAGATCGTAAATGGCAAGCGGATGCTTTCGCCTGATAAAGTGGGCAATACGGTAATAGACACCGACCCTGAATACGTGGGGCTGCCACCAAGTTTTTCGGCGTTACCTTCGGCCTATAACCTCAACCCAACGCCCGGTCAGACTTCCTTCAACCCGCATGTATCGTTCCTGAACGACATCTACAAGCAAGCCAAAGGTCCTTTGCTGAAAGCCCGGTTGATTTCCGCCGCCGAGGTACATTTCATCCTGGCCGAAGCCGCTCTGAAAGGCTGGGCCGCTGGCGATGCCAAAGCCCACTACGAAGCCGGTATCCAGAACTCCCTCACGACCTGGGGTGTCGGAGGGAAATATGCCGAGTACATCGCCCAGCCCAACGTAGCCTACAAGGGTACCCTACAGCAAATCATGGAACAAAAGTGGATCGCCAGCTGGACGGCTGCCACCGAGGCGTGGTTCGATTTCCGGCGCACCGGCTTCCCGGCCCTGAAGGCAGGCCCCGCGGCCAAACGCTCCGTGCTACCCGTTCGTTTCTACTACATGCAGGACGAATTGAACATCAATAAAGCCAATGCCACTGCCGCCCTGGACAAGCTGGAAGTGACAAACTATTCTCAGGCGGATAACAAAAACAGTGCCTGGTCGAAGCCCTGGCTCATTCAAGGTACGGGCAAGCCCTGGTAATTCGATAGGTTAGTGGTTAAATGGGTGGGAGAAATCTCCCGCCCATTTTTTTGACTGCAAGGTACTTTCTTCCTAGCTATGATGAGATCAATAAGGTTATTTCTTGCCGTACTTCTGTTCCTGCCTGTGGGTTTGGCCGCCCAGGGCCTGAGCGCCGGTGCCGCCAAACGCGTCATTACGCCCGATCCGCTCCTGCCCGTTTCGGGTGGCATCGGAACACCCAAAAAGTCCCTCGAAAAAAAGGGGGATTTGTTCGTGCGGGCCATGGTACTGGAGAAGGGCGATGTGCGGGTAGCTTTCGTGAGCATCGACAACCTCGGCTGGCCCTCCGTGTTGGGCGATAAATCGCGTGCGCTGGTGAAGGGCATCAAGCCCGAGAATATTCTCATTGCCGCCACCCATACCCACAGCGCGCCCGATGCCTACGGCTTTCCCAATGAAAAGGGCGAATCGTTCGCCGATTTGAAGTACCTCGATTGGTGCGTGCAGCAAACCGCCGATGCCATCAATGAAGCCGTTCAGAAACTGGAGCCCGCCGCGTTGAAAGTCACGACGGGCGAAGCGAAGGGCAAAATCGCTTACAACTACTACGCTCCCGACCTGTATGATCCACGGTGTGGTGTCATTCAAGCCATCGCCAGCGGGGGTACCCGCAAGGGGCAAATCCTTGCTACCCTGGTCAACTACGCCGTGCATCCCGAAGTGCTGGGCTCGGGACAGGGTATTCTGAGTCCTGATCTATGTGGTCCACTCTACGACCAGATCGAGGCGAAGGTAGGGGGTGTGGCGATGTTCATCAATGGTGCGCAGGGCGGCATGGTGACTGCCGATGTACGGCGCGACAATGGGCAGGAGGCCAACACCTGGGAAGAGTGCCACCGCATCGGCGAATTGCTGGCCGACGAAGCATTGCGTTTGGTAGCGGCCGCTCCGGTGCTTGACAACCCTGATTTATATTGTACCTCACGACGGTTGGAATTTCCCATCGACTCCGACATCATGAAATACATTTTGCAAAAATCGCCGCTGAACTATAAGATGGCCAAGCCCAATACGGTGGCCACCCAGCTCAACCTCGTCAACGTAGGTCCTGCCCAAATCCTGACCATTCCGGGTGAAGCCCTGCCCAACATAGGGTACTACGTGAAGCGTAACATGCCCACCGAGCATCCTTTTCTGTTCGGGCTTACCAATGATGCCTTCGGCTACATGCTCACGAAAGTGGACTTTACCAGTTTCAAGCGCTACGACTACGTGAGCCGTACCAGCCTGGGCGAGATGACCGGAGAAATTTATATGGAGAAAGCTTTACAATTGGTCAAGGAGAGCCCAAAACCCACCCATTAATCATTTATAAACATCAATTATTTCATTCATGAAGTACCTTTTTCTATTCGTAACTCTTGTTTGTCTTATGTGCACGCAAGGCCGGGCGCAGGAAACCGTTACACCCGAAACAGCTCTTGAAGCCTACCTGAAAAATGGCGATGATTCGTACCAGTGGTCGGTGCGGGATTCGTTTCAACTCGGCACGGTGAAAGCTTATAACCTGGCCCTTACCTCGCAAAAGTGGCGCAAGTACACCTGGCGGCATCAGCTGACCATCCTGGTTCCCGCCCAAATCGAACATGACGGCGCTCTGCTCTTCATCACGGGCGGCTCCAATACCAACGAACAACCCAATTGGAAGAGAAACAACGACGGGCTGGTGGCGAGTCTGGCTCAGACGGCTAACCAGAACAAGGCGATCGTAGCGGCCCTGAACCAAACGCCCAACCAGCCCCTTTATGGCGAGCTGAAAGAGGACGAGCTGATTTCCTACACGCTCCATCAATTCAAAAACGACCACGACTACTCCTGGCCGCTGCTGTTTCCGATGGTCAAGAGTGCCGTGCGGGGCATGGACGCCGTGCAGGAGTTTGCCAAAGGTACCCTGAAGCATCCCGTCAACCGCTTCGTAGTATCCGGTGCTTCCAAGCGCGGCTGGACCACCTGGCTCACCGGCTCGCAGGACAAGCGCGTGGCGGCCATCGGACCGATGGTGATCGATGTACTGAACATGCCCGTGAGCCTGAACTATCAGATCGAGGTGTGGCACGATTACAGCGTGCAGATCGAGGATTATGTAAAGCTGGGTATCCCGCAGGGTGCCGAAACCGAAGACGGAAAAGCGCTCAATCAAATGATCGACCCCTACTCCTATCGTAAAGCGCTCACCATGCCCAAGATGATTTTCATCGGCACCAACGACGAATACTGGCCCGTGGATGCGATCAAGAACTACTACGACGATATTCCCGGTAAAAACCTGATTCACTATGTACCCAACGCCGGGCACGACCTGGGCGATGGCAAGCAGGCCATTACCGCCCTGGGGGCGTTTTTCGGCACCACGCTACTCAACAAGCCCTACCCGGAGTGTAAATGGGAGTTTTCTAAAAAAGGCAATAGTATCACACTCAGTGTGAAAGCCAGTTCAGATCAGTTGCTGGACGCAATCCTGTGGTCGGCTGACTCGGTGGAGGATCGGGATTTCAGAAATGAAGTCTTTTCCAGTAAAAGTTTGGGCAAAAACCACGTAGGTACCATCACCGCCACCCAGCCCCTACCCGAAAAGGGGTACCGCGCTTTTTATATGGATTTGAAATACCAATCGCCCACCGGAGGTACCTACACCGTCAGTACCCGCATGTTTGTAGCCGATTCCACGGGTGTGTTGTGATTTCCTTCAGATCTGATTCGTGAGCTGACCGACCGGAAGGTACCCTTTACCAGACCCAAGATTACTCCTATGCATGTTACCCAACGCTGTTTTCTCCTTCTGCTTACCCTTGTTCCATCTATACACACATATGCCCAATCGCCGTCGCCCCGCGCGACGGCGTTGGCGCAACGATTGGCCCTGAACCCGAAAATAGACCAACGCCTCCTGTTCCCCACGGCTGTTCCCGACCGTGTGATCCTGAACGTGACTGAAACCCCCGAGACGTCAGTGGCGGTCAATTGGCGTACCGATCCTGGCCAGGCGCAGGGCGAAGTGCAATGGGCCGTGAGCACGGCGGGACCGCAGTTTCTGAAAACATTTCATACGGTTTCGGCCCAAACTGAGTTCCTTTCCGTGCAGAATGGCGAGGCTACCATCGAGGCCAATTACCACGCCGCCCGGATCGACTCCTTACAACCGGGGCAGACCTACGTGTACCGGGTAGGCTTCGGTGAACACTGGAGCGAATGGTACCAGTTCAAGACGCCCGATTCGGGTAAAACCCTTTCGTTCCTGTACTTTGGCGACGCCCAGAATGATGTAAAATCCATGTGGTCGCGGGTAATCCGGGAAGCTTATAAACAAATGCCGCAGGTAGACTTCCTGCTCCACGCGGGCGATCTCATCAACCGTTCCAACGAGGACATCGAGTGGGGCGAATGGTTCCACGCGGGATCGTTCATCCACGCCACCGTACCCGGCCTCATGACGCCCGGCAACCACGAGTACGCCAAAGGCGTCATTCTGACCCCGCAGTGGAAAAAGCAGTTCAACCTACCCACCAACGGCCCCACAGGATTGGACGAAACCTGTTACCAGATTAACTACGGAAACTTGAAAGTGGTGTCGCTCGACGCCGAGCAGATTGACGAATCGGAGCGGTACGCCACACAGCAAGCCGCCTGGCTGGATTCCATCCTCACGCATGATCCCCGCCCCTGGACGGTCGTTACGCTGCACTACCCGTTTTTCTCCACCAGCCCGAAGCGTGACAATGCCAAGCTCCGGGAACGCTTCAAACCTATCATTGACAAACACCGGGTGGATCTGGTGCTACAGGGCCATGACCACGCCTACGGGCGCGGCAGCGTGACCAACGCTCCGGCCACGGCCGACACCCGAAAAAAAGCCTCCGAAACCGTCTATGTCGTTTCCGTTTCCGGTCCCAAAATGTACGAGGTTTCTGATGACCCGTGGATGGATCGCCGCGCGCAGAACACACAGCTTTTTCAGCTCATCACGCTGGAAGGAAAGCAGTTGCGCTACCGTGCGTTTACTGCCGCCGGTGAATTATACGATTCGTTTGTTCTGGAAAAAGGCAAGAATGGTCTAAATAAGCTAACGAACGCCATTCCTGCCACCGCCGAGAGACTGGACTGATCGACCTATCTATCACGCTCAACCCTTCATTCCCATGCAATCCAACGTACTGACCGAGGTTTTCTTACCGCTGGCTTTGGCCATCATTATGCTGGGGATGGGTCTGTCGCTGGTGGTAGATGACTTCAAACGAATTCTGCTGTATCCCAAAGCCATCACCGTCGGCATCGTCAATCAGATTGTATTGCTACCCCTCATCGCTTTCGCCATAATCATGGTACTGGAGTTAAAAACCGAACTCGCCGTGGGGCTGGTGATTCTGGCGGCTTGTCCGGGCGGACCTACCTCCAATCTGATCTCTCATTTGTCGCGGGGCGATGTGGCGCTTTCCATTTCGCTTACCGTGGTTTCCAGCCTGATTACGGTGTTCACCATTCCCTTTCTGGTCAATTTCGCCATCGTCGAGTTTATGCCCAATGGTCAGGAACAGGCACTGCCCATTTTCAAAACCATTATTTCGGTCCTCGTCATCACACTCATTCCGGTCGCGATTGGCATGGTGATCCGCCGCATGAAACCTACCCTGGCTACGCGGCTCGACCGCCCGGTCAAGCTGCTTTCCGGCATTTTCCTGTTCATCATCATTGCGGGCGCTTTGTTTAAAGAAAAGGAAAACCTGGTTGGTTTTTTTGTATTGATCGGCCCCGCCGCCCTCCTTCTCAACCTGCTCACGATGGGCGT is from Salmonirosea aquatica and encodes:
- a CDS encoding PhoPQ-activated pathogenicity-related family protein; translation: MKYLFLFVTLVCLMCTQGRAQETVTPETALEAYLKNGDDSYQWSVRDSFQLGTVKAYNLALTSQKWRKYTWRHQLTILVPAQIEHDGALLFITGGSNTNEQPNWKRNNDGLVASLAQTANQNKAIVAALNQTPNQPLYGELKEDELISYTLHQFKNDHDYSWPLLFPMVKSAVRGMDAVQEFAKGTLKHPVNRFVVSGASKRGWTTWLTGSQDKRVAAIGPMVIDVLNMPVSLNYQIEVWHDYSVQIEDYVKLGIPQGAETEDGKALNQMIDPYSYRKALTMPKMIFIGTNDEYWPVDAIKNYYDDIPGKNLIHYVPNAGHDLGDGKQAITALGAFFGTTLLNKPYPECKWEFSKKGNSITLSVKASSDQLLDAILWSADSVEDRDFRNEVFSSKSLGKNHVGTITATQPLPEKGYRAFYMDLKYQSPTGGTYTVSTRMFVADSTGVL
- a CDS encoding bile acid:sodium symporter family protein — translated: MQSNVLTEVFLPLALAIIMLGMGLSLVVDDFKRILLYPKAITVGIVNQIVLLPLIAFAIIMVLELKTELAVGLVILAACPGGPTSNLISHLSRGDVALSISLTVVSSLITVFTIPFLVNFAIVEFMPNGQEQALPIFKTIISVLVITLIPVAIGMVIRRMKPTLATRLDRPVKLLSGIFLFIIIAGALFKEKENLVGFFVLIGPAALLLNLLTMGVGYGTSRWTGHSLKQSITIAIEAGIQNGTLGIAIAATLLQNAAMSIPSAIYGLLMFVTSVGIIWWGNRTIPQVKGEV
- a CDS encoding SusD/RagB family nutrient-binding outer membrane lipoprotein, with the translated sequence MKTSNKKYLVFLVLLTSFFSCKDLTELNENPNGVESSQVNPNLIMPTVLTEAAKLYTNLGYQDIAGVVQHTQKDAWSSGHNDYDWSNQSWSGYYDILRNNDLLYQRAVETNFEFHQGVALVMRAFMFGLITDLWGDAPYSSALNGELGGTENILPAFDSQEAIYTGILADLEKANGLLAKPKSEYSGIVDNVDVYYAGNPAAWQKFANSLALRYFMRISAKKADVAKAGIEKIVSDAAKYPIITKSTEDATMAFPGTSDGTSWPANSVFDASGSNYRRIKMASTLVESLQAKNDPRLGVWANKVEVPLVVDATLPAGTDKIVNGKRMLSPDKVGNTVIDTDPEYVGLPPSFSALPSAYNLNPTPGQTSFNPHVSFLNDIYKQAKGPLLKARLISAAEVHFILAEAALKGWAAGDAKAHYEAGIQNSLTTWGVGGKYAEYIAQPNVAYKGTLQQIMEQKWIASWTAATEAWFDFRRTGFPALKAGPAAKRSVLPVRFYYMQDELNINKANATAALDKLEVTNYSQADNKNSAWSKPWLIQGTGKPW
- a CDS encoding fibronectin type III domain-containing protein, whose amino-acid sequence is MHVTQRCFLLLLTLVPSIHTYAQSPSPRATALAQRLALNPKIDQRLLFPTAVPDRVILNVTETPETSVAVNWRTDPGQAQGEVQWAVSTAGPQFLKTFHTVSAQTEFLSVQNGEATIEANYHAARIDSLQPGQTYVYRVGFGEHWSEWYQFKTPDSGKTLSFLYFGDAQNDVKSMWSRVIREAYKQMPQVDFLLHAGDLINRSNEDIEWGEWFHAGSFIHATVPGLMTPGNHEYAKGVILTPQWKKQFNLPTNGPTGLDETCYQINYGNLKVVSLDAEQIDESERYATQQAAWLDSILTHDPRPWTVVTLHYPFFSTSPKRDNAKLRERFKPIIDKHRVDLVLQGHDHAYGRGSVTNAPATADTRKKASETVYVVSVSGPKMYEVSDDPWMDRRAQNTQLFQLITLEGKQLRYRAFTAAGELYDSFVLEKGKNGLNKLTNAIPATAERLD
- a CDS encoding SusC/RagA family TonB-linked outer membrane protein — protein: MNAIRLLRRQLSAGFLALLLVMLETSVAGANPLLPTARTVTGTITSQADGSSLAGVNIVVKGTQTGTSSDASGAFSVSVPDNQAVLVFSFIGYVSQEVPVGNRSVINIALAESAENLNEVVVTALGIKREERSLGYSVGKVDGKDLSRVAQENVLNGLAGKVPGVTISSTGGAGSSVSMVIRGATSLSNDNQPLFVIDGVPITNTLNNVSQIGSDNRVDYGNAISDLNPDDVESVSILKGPSAAALYGSRAGNGVVLITTKNGSKAKKMTVNISSNTVFEKPYKFLDFHSKFATGVLPFTPDNNPYPGGVLMIDEGSAGGSGPELDRGYKAIQWNSPKDASGKPIPTELVSHPNNVRNFVQTGITTTNGVSISNSNDVISYRLSYSNLQNKGIIPNSDLFKNSLALNSTLKLSNKLQLSTMVDVSRNNSNNRPAGNRGTNPMQWAYAVSPHIDILELKDYWIPGQEGIQQRSQDIKNYNNPYFLAYEVNNSFVRDRVFGNMKADYQITPEFSLMGRISLDTYNEQRETKIGNSYTGEPRGAYGVIDLQRFERNADFLATYAKPLGDFHISVSAGGNSRYQKTSDVNNASKTKSGLVIPGLFTLQNISQANIQYSSYKTQRAVYSVYGLANFGYKDMVYLDVTARNDWSSTLPKENRSYFYPSASLSVLLNEMIPFSNSINLLKIRGGVAQVGNDTSPYSLLNTLGNAEAWGDITRLSKSGNILLPDLKPEIATSYEAGVDLAMFRNRLRVSGTYYMVENRNQIIPTKLPPSTGFTTKNINAGLLVSKGVELAVGGTPVDKNGWRLDINTNISRNTTTIKELSDGLNFYTLWTDAKGGAWTYVGEKIGDIYDSELVTVTDKTSPYYGYPILDENGSWQSISASNTRNKIGNFNPKFIMGGQVALSYKAFTLNMSFDWRNGGDFVSQTYRYAESDLKTQRFLDNLINPNGLTGDALVSYLKANADELIKVNGNHFNIVGGPTEEYGGYPFEYGGNTYPYAVFNPGVIAQYNAEGQIVGYTENLGGADTKYIPYGDNYPWDFTRAATFDASFVKMREISLAYSLPNSLTKKLKMQNASIAVYSRNIILWTKAKIGVDPEMAFQQESGAQAGTQFKQGIERYNVIPWVIPVGVKLNLTF
- a CDS encoding RNA polymerase sigma factor, which gives rise to MNQPSELLLRNVVEGDQEAFAELYNYYRVPALKFCFALLKDQEEAENALHEVFIKIWEKRAHIRPDLNFNSYLFTCLRNFVFDHFKRMEKDQRLREAYVNRMEHSTESDEAIRHDERDQFVQNVIARLSEKRKKIILLNIYEGKSYQEIAELMKISKNTVKNQLVKAKQILRDQLIVVYN